One genomic region from Nostoc sphaeroides encodes:
- the smpB gene encoding SsrA-binding protein SmpB, with protein MSDKSDKSDSYKVISDNRQARYLYEILETYEAGIELTGTEVKSIRAGKVNLQDGYALLRNGEAWLINVHISPYNASGQYFNHEPRRTRKLLLHRKELRKLIGTVEQQGLTLIPLKMYLKRGWVKVSIALGKGKKLHDKREDLKRRQDQRDIQRAMKNY; from the coding sequence ATGAGCGACAAGAGCGACAAGAGCGACAGTTACAAAGTTATTAGCGACAACCGCCAAGCCCGTTATTTGTATGAAATTCTAGAAACTTACGAAGCTGGAATTGAGTTGACAGGAACTGAGGTTAAGTCGATTCGTGCGGGTAAAGTCAATCTCCAAGATGGCTATGCTTTGCTTCGTAATGGTGAAGCATGGTTGATCAATGTGCATATCTCGCCTTATAACGCTAGTGGACAATATTTTAATCATGAACCACGGCGTACACGCAAGCTGCTGTTGCATCGAAAAGAACTTCGCAAGCTAATTGGCACAGTAGAACAGCAGGGTTTAACTTTAATCCCTTTGAAAATGTATCTCAAACGTGGCTGGGTAAAAGTGAGTATAGCCCTTGGCAAAGGTAAAAAGCTCCACGATAAGCGAGAAGACCTGAAACGACGCCAAGACCAGCGTGACATTCAACGGGCAATGAAAAATTATTGA
- a CDS encoding WGxxGxxG family protein, translating to MKSNFITAVGAGVLTLSMAVLPLTLSAQAQTTTDPGGGTSSGTSTSGTTTYNNDRNDRNGFDWGWLGLLGLAGLAGLGGKKSGNEPTAYRDPNAPGATTYRD from the coding sequence ATGAAAAGTAATTTCATTACAGCTGTTGGTGCTGGCGTTCTCACCTTGAGTATGGCAGTTTTACCCTTAACTCTATCCGCACAAGCTCAGACGACAACTGACCCAGGAGGCGGTACTTCTTCGGGAACGTCAACTTCAGGAACGACCACTTACAATAACGATCGCAACGATCGCAACGGTTTTGATTGGGGTTGGCTAGGATTACTTGGTCTAGCTGGTTTGGCTGGTTTGGGTGGTAAAAAGAGTGGGAACGAACCCACCGCATACCGCGACCCTAATGCTCCAGGGGCCACTACCTACAGAGACTAG